Genomic DNA from Acidobacteriota bacterium:
TAACAATCTCAGAGACGCACACGTTCTCGCCTCGCCTGCTGAGCACGGCACGCTTCCACTTCAATCGCGTCTTCCCGATGGCCGATGGGATTTACCCCGACGTGCCGGCCAATCTGACCTCGGTGCCCGGCGAAAAAACCGCGTCGGTGGGCTTCGGCTGGGTCGGGCACCCGCAGCCTTTCGAGCGCTGGGTAACCAACCGCTTCTCGGTGCAGGACGACGTTAACTTCTCCACCGGCTCGCACACCATCCAATTTGGAGCCATGTTTGAGCGTATGCGCTTCAATATGTCCAACCCCAATCGCACCTTTGGCGATTGGGCGTTCGCCTCGGTCGAAACTTTCTTGCAGGCCACGCCGCGCCAGTATCGCGGCACGCCCAACCAGTTTGGCAATCCTGACCGCCACTGGCGCCAAAACTTCACTTCCTTCTTCGTGCAGGACGACTGGAAGTTTTCTGAGAATCTGACGCTGAACCTCGGCGTGCGCTGGGAGCCGCATTCCGTTCCCAATGAAATTGATGACAAGATCGTCAACCTGCGTAACTTCAGCGACCTCGACACCACCGTCGGCGGACCGTATTGGAAGAACAAGAGTTGGGCGACCATTGGCCCGCGCGTCGGCTTTGCCTGGAGTCCGTTCGCCGATGACCACACTGCGGTGCGCGGCGGCTTTGGCATGTTCTTTGTGCCCGCCGATCAGCTTTACTATTTCTTCCCCACCACGCGCACCTATCCGCTGTACACCGAGTTTCAGATCACCAATCCCAGCCCCGCGCTGTTCCCCGACGCGCTGGCCACCATCGCCGCCTCGAACACCGCGCGCGGCAGCATCACCACGATTCCTTACGAGAATTTCAAAAACTCCAGCGCGCTGCAATACAATTTAAACGTGCAGCGGCAGTTCGGCGCGGCCACCGTGCTGACGCTCGGCTACGTGGGCAATCGCGGGGTAAATTTGGTTACTTACTCTGACTTGAACGTGCCCATCGCCACCTACAACACCACGTCCAACTCGCTGGAAACTCCCGCCACGGCCACGCGCCTGAACCGCAACTTCACCAACATCAACGTGCTCGGGGCGAGCGGCAACTCCTGGTACAACGCATTCACGCTGTCGTTCGAGCGGCGCATCACCGGCGGCCTGCGCACGCAGTTCTCCTACGCCTATTCGAAGGCGCTGAGCGAAGGCGACGGCTACGCCTCGGTGGATCGCACCGGCTCCGGCCCCGGCCCCATGCGCTACGGGCACGACCGCCGCGTCGACAAGAGCCTCAGCGGCTATGACGTGGGCAGCAAGTTGAGCATGAATTACACCTATCAGATTCCATCCGGCGGCGGCTGGAGCGGTCTCATGAAGCACCTGTTCTCCGGATGGCAGCTTACTGGCATCGTTACGCTCCAGGACGGCCAGCCCTTCACCGTGAACAACGCCGCGGCAGCCACACCAGCAACCATGACCAGCAACGGATTGGTCCGCAACCCCGGCGTGGTGGCCGATTTTGATTCCGAGAAAATCGTGCGCGGTGGCCCGGTGAACTACTTTGACGGAACCGCATTCTATCTGCCCGCGGGCGACTGCTTGGGCGGCCGCAACTGCGAACTGGGCAACGTGGGCCGCAACACCATCCTGGGGCCGGGCCTCGCGAAGTGGGATTCCTCGCTCACCAAAATGACCTCGCTGACCGAGCGCTGGAAGCTACAGTTCCGCGCCGAGTTTTTCAACACCACGAACCGCGTGAACTTCGGCAAGCCCAATGCCAGTGTCTTCACGCTGGCCGGAGGCGCGCCGCTTCGCCTGGACAGCGCCGGCCGCATCTCGACCACCGTAACCGACGCGCGCCAAATCCAGTTCGGCCTGAAGCTGACGTTCTAAAGCATCGACGGACCGCGATTCGGATTCCTTTGCCGGATAGGTTATCATTACGGTTTAGAAGGGGATGCCTCTTATCGAGATGGATATTGAATGGTCCAGGCACGCCGCTAAAATGTTGATGGAGAGGCGAATTGAGAAAGAGTAGGCCGTGCGGGCGATTCAAGAGCCAGACCAGATTGAGAATCAGGAAAATGGCAATTGCGGGTACATCAAGGCGATCCCTGAACAGGACGGTCGATATTTGCGGGTTGTCCTGAATCCGAGCGCTACGCCGATGCGGGTCGTAACGCTATTCTTCGACGGGCAGCTGGGGAGGAAATCGTGAGATTGACAGTAGACAAGGAAGCCGATGCCCTTTATTTTCGGCTCGATGAATCGGCCATCGTAGAGTCGGAGGAGGTCCAGTCCGGAGTGGTCCTGGATTTCGATGCGAAGCAACGCGTCATCGGAGTGGAAATCCTCGGCATTAGTGCCCGCGTACCGGTTGAGAATCTCCGAAGCTTGCAATTTAATACCATTTAGACCATTTTCATCGCGACCGCCAAGCGCTTGCCGCCCGGAATATTCCATTTACAGCCAAAGGAAAATCTACCTATGAGCAGCAGGTGGCGGCGATACGAGGTGCTGCTCCCTCTTCAATTCAATGACGGGCGGGAAGTGCCGAACGAATGGCTCGCGGAAGCGGTCCAGGAAGTCCTGGACCACTTCGGAGCCGCCAGCTACGTAACCCAGAAACTCGACGGCCATTGGCGGCAAGGCGGTGTCCTGTACCGCGACAATCTTGGGCGGATGGTTGTGGACGTGGCGGATTCTCCGGACAGCCGCGAGTGGATGAAACAGTTCAAAAACCGCTGGCAGGCTCGCCTGGAGCAGCACGAGCTCTGGATGGTGAGTCATCCCATCGAAGTGGAATAACCATCAAGGGCGACGGCGCGGAGCGCAAGACTTTTGCCCAAACCCGAACTGGATGTCGCCAATTGCGACTTCAAGTTTGCAAATGCCCGGCAAAGATGTGGATGGCGCCGGAGGGCAACTCGGCGAGCCAATCCTTCTGCTGCGCCAGCTCCATTTCCTGATATGCGGCGCGCGAGACTTCGCATTCGATAGCCGCACTGGCGGTGCGCGGCCCCGATCTCGCCGCCGCGACTTCCAACCACAAGCGCGCCGTAGTGGGTGTAAACACTTCCTCCGCAAGGCGCACCGGGATGCGGTTCTCGCGACCGTTGCCGGACGCAAGCGCTCCGGTCGGCAGCAGCGCGACGTGCTCGCGGCGGATGCAGAATTCCACCGTGTCGCCGCGCAGACGGCCCGGCAGATAGGGCAGCGTCAGCGTGAACGCCGGCGTGCGCAGACGCGACACACCCGTCATCGGGTCGAGCGATTCCATCACTCCTTGAAACACATTGCTGATGCCCAGCAGGCGGGCCACCGAGGGCTTCGCGGGCCGTTGGAAAATTTCTTCCGGCTTATCGAACTGCACGATGCGGCCCTCTTCAAATACCGCCATCTTATCGCCCAGGAGAAACCCCTCTTCGGCATCATGGGTCACCAACAAAATCGGGATGCGATGGCGCTCGCGCACCTGGCGCAAAATTTCGTAGAAGTCGGCGCGTAGGGAATAGTCGAGGCCGCGCACCGGCTCATCGAGCAGCAGGAGCTTCGGCTGGCAGATCAATGCGCGAGCGATGGAGGCCCGCTGCTTCTCACCGCCCGAGAGTTCGCGCGGCAGGCGGCCGGCCTTGGCGGCGATGCCGAAGCGGTCGAGTTCCTCGTGGATGCGCCGCGTGCGCTCCAGCACGGGAAGATGTTGTATGCCAAAGGCGAGATTCTGTTCGATGGTCAGGTGCGGGAACAGCGCGTAGTTTTGGAAAACGTAGCCCACGTGGCGGCGCTGCGGCGGCAGCGAGAGCCCGCTGGCGGCGTCGAACAGGATCGCGTTATCCAGGACAATGCGTCCCTGCGCGGACTTCAGGAATCCGGCCAGCGCGTCCAGCGTCAGCGTCTTGCCGGAGCCGCTGGCGCCGAACAGCACGGTGATCCCCGCCTCGCAACTCAGCGCGATGTCGAGAACGAACCCCGGCAACGGGGCTTTCTGCGCCGCTCCCGGAGAAGAATACTCATGGCGAATCGTCAGCTCAAGCTGCGCCATGGCACGCTCCATTGCGCGTTCGCGGAAGCGGACGGCAGGAGTTGGGCATCCCGTGATGGCGCGGTCGATTAATGCGACGGTTCTCCTTGCAGGCGATTGGTGAGGTACAGGATGGCCATCGCGATCCCCGATATAATCAGCACCATCACCATCGCCGGGCCGCTGCGGCCGGACTGCACCGCGTCATAGATGGCCACGGCCATGGTCTGGGTGCGGCCGGGGATGTTGCCGGCGATCATGATGGTGACGCCAAAGTCGCCCAGCGCGCGGGCAAAGGCAAACGCGGTAGCGGCCAGGATCGAGCGGCGCGCCAGCGGCAGCGTGATCTGAAAAAAGATGCGGGCCTCCGATGCCCCCAGCGTGCGCGCGGCGTTCTCCAGACTCCGGTCCACGTTTTCCAGCGCCGCCCGCGCCGCCTTCACCAGCAGCGGAATGCTGTGGAACATGGCCGCAATCACCGCCGCCTGCCAGGTGAAGACCAGCGGAACGCCGAAGACATGTTCGTAGACACGGCCAAAGATCGAGTTGCGCCCCAACAGGACCAACAGGTAATAGCCCAGCACGGTGGGCGGCAGCACGATCGGCAAAGTGATGAGCGAGTCCAGCGCTTCGCGCCCCCAGAAACGATAGCGCGCCAGAGCGTAGGCAACCCCCAATCCAAGAAGCAAGGAAAGAAGGGTGGCAATCGCAGCGACACGCAGCGACAGCCACAGAGGAAACCAGTCAATCGTAGACCAAAACATCAGCATAGGAGACATTCAATATACCTGAAAGCGGGCAGTGGTGTTTCCGCCCAGGCCAGAAACAGCCGAAAAATTATTGAGGATGTGGCAGCACGGTGGTGGCCTCGGCGGGGCGTGGATTGCTACGACCCGCCTGGATCGCGAGAGGCGAGTTGGGCAAAAAGTTACTCGGCACCTATAAGTGCCCTAAGAAATACTGTGTAAAATGAAGCAATTTATAAGAATAAGCGTAGTATAAAATCCTGTATTATACTCTTAAGTTATTATAAACAAATATGGTTAAATGTACATAGTAAGTAAATAAAGAAAACTTGACAATGGGACACTAAAGATTTATCTTTTCCTTGTTAGCTTTGCCTTTGGCGCAAGGCTTGCAAGCTGCGTCGCTCATGAGGAGCCGGGGAGAGCGTTTTACTTAAAATTAGCGAAGGAATTAAAAAATCATGGGCAAGATAATCGGAATCGATCTAGGAACGACGAACTCGGTGGTGGCAGTGATGGAAGGCGGAGAGCCCAAGGTCATCACCAACCAGGAAGGGAGCCGCCTGACTCCCTCCGTGGTGGGATTCTCGAAGACCGGCGAGCGGCTGGTCGGCCAAGTGGCCAAACGCCAAGCCATCACCAACCCGGAGAACACGGTCTATTCGATCAAACGGTTCATGGGACGCCGCTACTCCGAAGTGAGCGAGGAGCAAAAGATCGTTCCCTACAAGGTCGCCCAGGCGCCCAATGAGGATGTCCGCATTATCGTGGACGGCGGCAAGACGCAGCTTGCGCCGCCGGAAATCTCGGCGATGATTCTGCAAAAGATGAAGCAGTCGGCGGAGGACTATCTCGGCGAAAAAGTTACCCAGGCCGTCATAACCGTTCCGGCCTATTTCAATGATAGCCAGCGCCAAGCCACCAAGGATGCCGGCAAGATCGCGGGCCTGGAAGTGATGCGCATAGTGAACGAGCCCACCGCGGC
This window encodes:
- the modB gene encoding molybdate ABC transporter permease subunit, which translates into the protein MFWSTIDWFPLWLSLRVAAIATLLSLLLGLGVAYALARYRFWGREALDSLITLPIVLPPTVLGYYLLVLLGRNSIFGRVYEHVFGVPLVFTWQAAVIAAMFHSIPLLVKAARAALENVDRSLENAARTLGASEARIFFQITLPLARRSILAATAFAFARALGDFGVTIMIAGNIPGRTQTMAVAIYDAVQSGRSGPAMVMVLIISGIAMAILYLTNRLQGEPSH
- a CDS encoding ABC transporter ATP-binding protein, whose amino-acid sequence is MERAMAQLELTIRHEYSSPGAAQKAPLPGFVLDIALSCEAGITVLFGASGSGKTLTLDALAGFLKSAQGRIVLDNAILFDAASGLSLPPQRRHVGYVFQNYALFPHLTIEQNLAFGIQHLPVLERTRRIHEELDRFGIAAKAGRLPRELSGGEKQRASIARALICQPKLLLLDEPVRGLDYSLRADFYEILRQVRERHRIPILLVTHDAEEGFLLGDKMAVFEEGRIVQFDKPEEIFQRPAKPSVARLLGISNVFQGVMESLDPMTGVSRLRTPAFTLTLPYLPGRLRGDTVEFCIRREHVALLPTGALASGNGRENRIPVRLAEEVFTPTTARLWLEVAAARSGPRTASAAIECEVSRAAYQEMELAQQKDWLAELPSGAIHIFAGHLQT
- a CDS encoding DUF2283 domain-containing protein → MRLTVDKEADALYFRLDESAIVESEEVQSGVVLDFDAKQRVIGVEILGISARVPVENLRSLQFNTI